The genomic DNA TTTTAACAGCTGTTCCTGAAGGAGCATCAAGCTTTTGATCGTGATGAAGTTTAATTATTTCTACATCATTAAAGAATTTCGCTGCCATTTGAGAAAACCTCATCATTAACACCGCACCAATTGCAAAGTTAGGTGCGATAATACAGCCTATTTTCTTTTCTTGACAGTCTGCCTCTAATTTAAGTAAATTTTCCTTTGTAAATCCCGTTGTTCCAACAACTGGACGCACACCATAACGAAGCGCTGTTTCTGCATGAGTCATTCCAACTTCAGGAGTTGTTAAATCAATTAGCACATCAGCGTCATTTTCTTGAAAACATTGCTCTATATCTGTATATATCGGTACATTTACGTTTGGAAAATCACCCAAGTCAGCTAGCATTTTACCGTCATTTTTATAATCTAAAACAGCAATCAACTGGAAATGATCTGTTCTTTCAACTAGTCGAACAGCTTCTCTGCCCATTCTCCCGCGGGGGCCAGCAATAATAATTTTAATGTTCTTCATCTTTTATTCCTCACCTTCAATTTTTGTCCACCGATTTTTATCTCGCGTATTAAACTTATGCATAACACGATTATGTGCTGTTTCAAGGTCAATATTTAACGAGTTTGCTAAACAAATTAATACAAACAACATATCGCCTAATTCTTCTTCTATCTTTTTTTCCTGTTCTGTTTTCTTCTTCGGTTTTTCTCCATAATAGTGGTTAATTTCTCGTGCAAGCTCACCAAGTTCCTCGGTCATTCTCGCGAGCATCGCCAATGGAGAAAAATAACCTTCTTTAAATTGACTGATATATGTATCTACCTCTTGCTGTAAATCTTTCACTGTTTTTTTTGTACTCAAACTAACATCTCCTCTTACTTTTCTTATTTTATGTTAGCTAAAACCAATTCCTTTTACAAATGTTTTTATATTTCTCTCCTTTGAAATCTACTAGATCAAAGAAAAAGTCTTGTTGCCCTAATACATTAGATTTTATATAATGATAGCGCTTTGACTTTTTATGTAGGGGAGGATTAAAAATGATTTTTGGTTTAAAATTGAAAAATATATGTTTTATTTTTGTAGGTGCTGCGATTTTTTCTT from Bacillus aquiflavi includes the following:
- the dapB gene encoding 4-hydroxy-tetrahydrodipicolinate reductase encodes the protein MKNIKIIIAGPRGRMGREAVRLVERTDHFQLIAVLDYKNDGKMLADLGDFPNVNVPIYTDIEQCFQENDADVLIDLTTPEVGMTHAETALRYGVRPVVGTTGFTKENLLKLEADCQEKKIGCIIAPNFAIGAVLMMRFSQMAAKFFNDVEIIKLHHDQKLDAPSGTAVKTAEMISAVKEEKQQGHPNEKETMKGARDANYDGMHIHSVRLPGLIAHQQVMFGSNGQTLTIRHDSYNRESFMSGVKVAVETVMNIDTFIYGLENILE
- a CDS encoding nucleotide pyrophosphohydrolase, which gives rise to MSTKKTVKDLQQEVDTYISQFKEGYFSPLAMLARMTEELGELAREINHYYGEKPKKKTEQEKKIEEELGDMLFVLICLANSLNIDLETAHNRVMHKFNTRDKNRWTKIEGEE